A stretch of Roseibium porphyridii DNA encodes these proteins:
- a CDS encoding patatin-like phospholipase family protein — MAQKRRFILSIDGGGVRGLIPLRILETLENRLNQRGIGAGLHKVFDLMAGTSTGGLIAAGLSAPRPGGNMGEAAATIAELRAFYERDARDIFNNSITTRLARAVTNPYGLFDETYDARPLEKLLKERFGWTSMASALTKLVLTAYDIEQRKAVFMTNGLEENGSRPDDYYFWQAVRATTAAPSFFEPARVENLTRKRDEALVDGGVFMNDPAVAAYLEARKIGWDQDEIVILSLGTGKAPERPFPYKEAIGWGGLGWMQPSKGVPILSIFSDGQSQTAAYQAAHLFGDLPNVTYYRLNAELAPDGEDMDNARPGNIIALNGAADVVIRDNTIFLDDLADMLKEHAENRETDAGPTELVHAA; from the coding sequence ATGGCCCAGAAAAGACGTTTTATTCTCTCTATAGATGGCGGCGGTGTTCGCGGCCTTATTCCATTGCGTATTCTCGAAACGCTTGAAAACAGGCTCAACCAGCGAGGCATTGGCGCAGGCTTGCACAAAGTCTTCGACCTGATGGCAGGCACGTCTACAGGCGGCCTGATTGCCGCCGGTCTGAGTGCACCACGTCCTGGTGGCAACATGGGTGAAGCGGCAGCGACAATTGCCGAGCTCAGAGCTTTCTATGAACGTGACGCGCGTGATATCTTCAACAACTCGATCACGACCAGACTGGCGCGCGCCGTCACCAACCCTTACGGCCTGTTTGACGAGACCTATGATGCACGGCCACTTGAAAAACTCCTGAAGGAGCGTTTCGGATGGACTTCCATGGCCAGCGCACTCACAAAGCTGGTGCTGACAGCTTACGACATTGAACAGCGCAAGGCGGTGTTCATGACCAACGGGCTGGAGGAAAATGGCAGCCGTCCCGATGACTACTATTTCTGGCAGGCCGTGCGTGCGACCACGGCAGCGCCTTCCTTCTTTGAGCCGGCCAGGGTCGAGAATCTGACCCGCAAGCGAGATGAAGCCCTAGTCGATGGCGGTGTCTTCATGAACGACCCGGCCGTTGCCGCCTATCTCGAAGCGCGCAAGATCGGATGGGATCAGGATGAAATCGTCATCCTGTCACTCGGGACCGGAAAGGCGCCTGAACGACCCTTCCCCTACAAGGAAGCTATCGGCTGGGGTGGCCTCGGCTGGATGCAGCCTTCAAAAGGTGTACCGATCCTGTCGATATTCTCCGACGGCCAGAGCCAGACTGCGGCCTATCAAGCGGCGCATCTCTTCGGCGACCTGCCAAATGTCACCTACTACCGGCTGAATGCGGAACTGGCGCCGGATGGCGAAGACATGGACAATGCCCGACCCGGCAACATCATTGCGCTTAACGGTGCAGCCGACGTTGTCATTCGTGACAATACGATATTCCTCGATGACCTTGCTGACATGTTGAAAGAGCACGCGGAAAACAGGGAAACGGATGCAGGACCAACAGAATTAGTGCATGCTGCCTGA
- the pheS gene encoding phenylalanine--tRNA ligase subunit alpha: MSNLDTLESELLTAIDGADDEATLEDVRVQALGKKGKISEQMKTLGKMTPDERQVMGPALNGLKAKITDAISARKDVLAEAALEARLASEKVDVSLPLRPAATETGRIHPVSQVIDELTAIFADMGFSIAEGPDVETDELNFTALNFPEGHPAREMHDTFFFNEKADGERLLLRTHTSPVQIRTMRTQEPPIRVIIPGRTYRCDSDQTHTPMFHQVEGLVIDKGSHFGHLKWVLREFCKSFFEVDDIKMRFRPSFFPFTEPSMEVDIQCDRSGGEVKIGQGEDWLEILGCGMVHPNVIRNCGLDPDVYQGFAWGMGIDRIAMLKYGMPDLRAFFDADVRWIQHYGFRPLDLPTLFGGLSS, encoded by the coding sequence ATGTCCAATCTCGACACACTTGAATCCGAACTTCTGACCGCCATTGACGGTGCGGATGATGAAGCCACTCTGGAGGACGTCCGCGTCCAGGCCCTTGGAAAAAAGGGCAAGATTTCCGAGCAAATGAAGACGCTTGGCAAGATGACGCCCGATGAACGCCAGGTCATGGGGCCGGCGCTTAACGGCCTCAAGGCAAAGATCACTGACGCTATATCCGCTCGCAAGGATGTTCTGGCGGAAGCCGCTCTCGAGGCGCGCCTTGCAAGCGAAAAGGTCGATGTGAGCCTTCCGCTACGCCCGGCAGCAACCGAGACGGGCCGCATACACCCGGTCAGCCAGGTGATTGATGAACTCACGGCGATCTTCGCCGATATGGGGTTTTCCATTGCCGAAGGTCCGGATGTTGAAACCGATGAACTGAACTTCACCGCGCTGAACTTCCCGGAGGGCCACCCGGCGCGCGAAATGCACGACACGTTCTTCTTCAACGAGAAGGCCGATGGCGAACGGTTGCTCCTGCGCACGCACACCTCTCCGGTTCAGATCCGGACCATGCGGACACAGGAACCGCCGATCCGCGTCATCATTCCCGGACGAACCTATCGCTGTGACAGTGACCAAACCCACACGCCGATGTTCCACCAGGTGGAAGGTCTTGTCATCGACAAGGGCAGCCACTTCGGCCACCTGAAATGGGTCCTGCGCGAATTCTGCAAGTCGTTCTTCGAGGTGGATGACATAAAGATGCGGTTCCGGCCAAGTTTCTTCCCGTTCACCGAGCCGTCCATGGAAGTTGACATCCAGTGCGATCGGTCCGGCGGTGAAGTGAAAATCGGCCAGGGCGAAGACTGGCTTGAGATTCTAGGCTGCGGCATGGTGCATCCGAACGTCATCCGCAACTGCGGCCTCGATCCCGATGTCTATCAGGGCTTTGCCTGGGGCATGGGTATCGACCGGATAGCCATGCTCAAATATGGCATGCCGGACCTTCGGGCCTTCTTTGACGCGGATGTGCGCTGGATACAGCACTACGGCTTCCGCCCGCTTGACCTGCCGACATTGTTCGGCGGGTTGTCGAGTTAA
- a CDS encoding GNAT family N-acetyltransferase, with product MTVSVLDYVLLAGQCGKSHEEDKRSMMKIRNADPKDIPEILALYNHAVRETTAAWTTREETLEERLNWFENRQLAGLPVLVAETEEGSVAGFASYGSFRAKEGYRLTAEHTVYVDPRVQRRGVGRKLLTQLISTATANGYHVLVGVVDGDNAASIALHSAVGFEVTGRLPQLGTKFGRWLDLVFLTKVLDEKAAAPVG from the coding sequence GTGACTGTTTCGGTGCTCGACTATGTTTTGTTGGCAGGGCAGTGCGGAAAATCGCACGAAGAAGACAAGAGATCGATGATGAAAATTCGCAACGCCGACCCGAAAGACATTCCAGAAATCCTCGCGCTCTATAATCATGCCGTCAGAGAGACAACGGCTGCCTGGACGACAAGAGAGGAAACCCTCGAAGAGCGCCTCAACTGGTTCGAAAATCGTCAATTGGCAGGTTTGCCGGTGTTGGTGGCGGAAACGGAAGAGGGCAGCGTCGCCGGTTTTGCCAGTTACGGATCCTTCCGTGCAAAGGAAGGCTATCGTCTGACGGCCGAACACACGGTCTATGTTGATCCGAGGGTGCAAAGGCGGGGAGTTGGGCGCAAGCTTCTGACACAGTTGATCTCAACCGCAACGGCAAACGGATATCATGTTCTGGTCGGCGTGGTAGATGGCGACAACGCTGCATCAATTGCCTTACACAGTGCTGTTGGTTTTGAGGTCACCGGACGCTTGCCGCAGCTCGGAACCAAGTTCGGACGCTGGCTGGATCTGGTATTCCTGACAAAGGTGCTCGACGAAAAGGCGGCAGCTCCGGTGGGCTAG
- a CDS encoding short chain dehydrogenase — protein sequence MKIILVGASGDVGRAAYAELASRHDVVSAGRSSGDIQVDLTSGDSIEAMYRQIGPVDAVISAAGEVEFGRVSDMTTDKFRFGLENKVLTQINLVLFGLETVREGGSFTLTSGILDRDPVRMGTGAAIANGALGGFVTSAAIDLPRNLRLNAVSPGLLDVSADQYGAWFPGHDPVSSKRVGLAYAKCVEGGITGKVVAVD from the coding sequence ATGAAGATCATTTTGGTCGGCGCGTCCGGTGACGTTGGAAGAGCCGCTTATGCAGAGCTCGCTTCGCGCCATGATGTCGTTTCAGCCGGACGTTCATCTGGAGATATTCAGGTCGACTTGACCTCTGGAGACAGTATCGAGGCAATGTACCGGCAAATCGGCCCCGTCGATGCTGTTATCTCGGCCGCCGGTGAGGTGGAATTCGGGCGTGTGAGCGACATGACGACAGATAAGTTTCGTTTTGGTCTGGAGAACAAGGTGCTCACTCAAATCAACCTCGTTCTGTTCGGGTTGGAGACGGTCCGCGAAGGTGGGTCCTTCACGTTGACGAGCGGCATCCTGGACCGTGACCCAGTTCGGATGGGAACGGGAGCGGCAATCGCCAATGGAGCTCTGGGTGGGTTCGTGACTTCAGCTGCAATCGATTTGCCACGAAACCTGCGACTTAACGCGGTCAGCCCGGGTTTGCTTGACGTCTCCGCTGATCAATACGGGGCCTGGTTCCCGGGCCATGATCCCGTATCGTCCAAGAGGGTTGGTCTTGCCTACGCCAAATGCGTTGAAGGCGGGATTACCGGCAAGGTGGTCGCCGTTGATTAG
- the mepA gene encoding penicillin-insensitive murein endopeptidase encodes MDWRSAASNLKPALTACAGAAFFVLSPPSLAAVVPVPAVKPTSAEQTDDTPSLKVIAGTPVPARKRAVPEGYVASKPELVLYPDFPAKNYFGAANGPASLKARAIGSYAKGCLAGGTVLPADGPTWQAMRLSRNRNWGHPELIAYLKDLAADAPKVGWNGLLVGDLAQPRGGPMLSGHASHQIGLDADIWLREMPNRRLSTEEREQISAISMLKGPLDVKGADRRVDPNKWTDVHARLIRRAASDKRVARIFVNPTIKKALCEFEEGQNRAWLRKIRPWWGHHYHFHVRLSCPAGSVGCKNQNPPPPGDGCGEHLTYWLSDEPWVPKNPPKKGEKPKVVKKRPMALAALPRDCRTVLKAN; translated from the coding sequence ATGGACTGGAGATCGGCAGCCAGCAATTTGAAGCCCGCACTCACCGCTTGCGCAGGTGCTGCATTTTTCGTGCTGTCGCCCCCGTCATTGGCGGCTGTTGTCCCCGTCCCAGCCGTCAAACCGACATCCGCTGAACAGACGGACGACACACCAAGCCTGAAGGTAATTGCGGGCACCCCGGTGCCCGCACGAAAGCGTGCAGTCCCTGAAGGCTACGTTGCCAGCAAACCTGAGCTGGTGCTTTACCCCGATTTTCCAGCCAAGAACTATTTCGGCGCTGCAAACGGTCCGGCGTCGTTAAAAGCCCGTGCCATAGGCTCCTATGCAAAAGGGTGCCTTGCCGGCGGAACTGTCCTGCCTGCCGATGGTCCAACATGGCAGGCCATGCGGCTTTCCAGGAACCGCAACTGGGGCCATCCCGAACTGATCGCCTACCTGAAGGATCTTGCAGCAGATGCCCCAAAGGTCGGCTGGAATGGCCTTTTGGTCGGTGATCTGGCACAGCCTCGAGGAGGACCGATGCTGTCCGGGCATGCCAGCCATCAGATTGGCCTGGATGCTGACATCTGGCTCAGGGAAATGCCCAACCGGCGCTTGAGCACCGAGGAACGTGAACAAATTTCGGCAATCTCAATGTTGAAAGGTCCACTGGATGTGAAAGGTGCCGATCGCCGTGTCGACCCGAACAAATGGACCGACGTCCACGCCCGCCTGATCCGCCGGGCCGCCTCCGACAAGCGGGTCGCGCGGATATTCGTCAATCCGACAATCAAGAAAGCCTTGTGCGAATTTGAGGAAGGACAGAACCGGGCTTGGCTTCGAAAGATCCGGCCTTGGTGGGGCCACCACTATCATTTCCATGTGCGACTATCTTGCCCGGCCGGCAGTGTTGGCTGCAAGAACCAGAACCCGCCACCGCCCGGCGATGGCTGTGGCGAACATCTGACCTATTGGCTGTCGGACGAACCCTGGGTGCCGAAGAACCCGCCCAAGAAAGGCGAGAAGCCGAAGGTGGTCAAGAAACGCCCGATGGCCCTGGCAGCCTTGCCCCGAGATTGCAGAACGGTGCTGAAAGCGAACTAG
- the lepA gene encoding translation elongation factor 4 — MTTKTLSNIRNFSIVAHIDHGKSTLADRLIQMTGTMTDREMTEQVLDSMDIERERGITIKAQTVRLVYNAKDGEQYTLNLIDTPGHVDFAYEVSRSLAACEGSLLVVDASQGVEAQTLANVYQAIDNDHEIVTVLNKIDLPAAEPDRIKEQIEDVIGIDASEACMISAKTGLGVEDVLEAIVQKLPAPNGDPDDTLKAMLVDSWYDTYLGVMVLVRIINGSLKKGQKIKMMGTGASYDVDRVGVMTPKFLQVEELKAGEIGVITGSIKEVADTRVGDTITLDKKPCDEPLPGFKPAQPVVFCGLFPVDANDFEDLRAAMGKLRLNDASFSFEMETSAALGFGFRCGFLGLLHLEIIQERLSREFNLDLIATAPSVVYQMSLTDGSDVELHNPADMPDIVKISEIREPWIRATIMTPDDYLGGILKLCQERRGIQVELSYVGSRAMVAYDLPLNEVVFDFYDRLKSISKGYASFDYQLSDYRAGDLVKMSILVNEEPVDALSVLVHRSQADRRGRAMCEKLKELIPRHMFKIPIQAAIGGRVIARETISAMRKDVTAKCYGGDATRKRKLLEKQKAGKKKMRQFGKVEIPQDAFIQALKMEE, encoded by the coding sequence ATGACGACGAAGACGCTTTCCAACATCAGAAACTTTTCCATCGTAGCCCACATCGATCATGGCAAGTCGACCCTGGCTGACCGGCTGATCCAGATGACCGGCACCATGACCGATCGGGAAATGACCGAACAGGTCCTCGATTCCATGGATATCGAGCGCGAGCGCGGCATCACGATCAAGGCCCAGACAGTCCGGCTCGTTTACAATGCCAAGGACGGCGAGCAATACACGCTGAACCTGATCGATACTCCTGGCCATGTGGACTTTGCCTATGAAGTCTCCCGGTCGCTTGCTGCCTGTGAGGGATCGTTGCTGGTGGTCGATGCCTCTCAGGGCGTCGAGGCCCAGACGCTTGCCAACGTCTATCAGGCCATCGACAACGACCACGAAATTGTCACGGTCCTGAACAAGATCGATCTGCCTGCCGCTGAACCTGATCGCATCAAGGAACAGATCGAGGACGTGATCGGCATCGATGCGTCTGAAGCCTGCATGATTTCGGCCAAGACGGGTCTTGGTGTTGAAGACGTTTTGGAAGCAATCGTTCAAAAGCTTCCGGCACCCAATGGTGATCCTGATGACACGCTCAAGGCGATGTTGGTCGACAGCTGGTACGATACTTATCTTGGTGTGATGGTCCTGGTGCGCATCATCAATGGCTCTCTCAAGAAGGGCCAGAAGATCAAGATGATGGGGACCGGCGCTTCTTATGACGTCGACAGGGTCGGCGTCATGACGCCCAAATTCCTTCAGGTCGAAGAGTTGAAAGCCGGCGAGATCGGGGTGATTACCGGGTCGATCAAGGAAGTGGCCGACACGCGTGTCGGTGACACGATTACGCTCGACAAGAAACCCTGCGATGAACCATTGCCGGGCTTTAAGCCTGCGCAGCCGGTGGTCTTTTGTGGGCTGTTTCCTGTCGATGCCAATGACTTTGAGGATTTACGTGCGGCGATGGGCAAACTGCGCCTCAACGACGCCAGTTTTTCCTTTGAGATGGAAACGTCTGCTGCACTCGGTTTTGGTTTTCGTTGCGGCTTCCTGGGGCTGCTGCACCTGGAGATCATCCAGGAACGTCTTTCACGCGAATTCAATCTCGACCTGATCGCGACCGCGCCGTCCGTTGTCTATCAGATGTCATTGACCGATGGGTCGGACGTTGAGCTGCACAATCCGGCCGACATGCCGGATATCGTCAAGATCTCCGAGATCCGCGAACCCTGGATCCGGGCCACCATCATGACACCAGACGACTATCTCGGTGGCATCTTGAAACTTTGTCAGGAGCGTCGGGGCATTCAGGTCGAACTATCCTATGTGGGGTCTCGCGCCATGGTCGCCTACGACCTGCCGCTCAATGAAGTCGTGTTCGATTTCTACGACCGATTGAAATCAATCTCAAAAGGCTATGCCTCCTTCGACTATCAGCTGTCAGACTATCGGGCCGGCGATCTGGTGAAAATGTCCATCCTCGTCAACGAGGAACCGGTCGACGCGCTTTCGGTCCTGGTACACCGCAGTCAGGCCGACCGGCGTGGGCGGGCCATGTGCGAAAAGCTGAAAGAGCTGATCCCCCGGCACATGTTCAAGATTCCGATCCAGGCAGCGATCGGAGGCAGGGTTATCGCCCGCGAAACCATCTCCGCAATGCGCAAGGACGTGACCGCCAAGTGTTACGGCGGTGATGCCACGCGTAAGCGCAAACTTCTGGAAAAACAGAAGGCCGGCAAAAAGAAGATGCGCCAGTTCGGCAAGGTGGAAATCCCGCAGGATGCCTTTATCCAGGCCCTGAAGATGGAAGAGTGA
- a CDS encoding tautomerase family protein, translating to MPLTQISIRKGSKTETQKRTLFNEIYLSMRETIDVPEDDRFMTLTEYATEDFDFGRHYMNIARSDDLILIRLTVSNTRSADQKQALFKRIADGLVRELGVRPEDVFISLVETNPENWSFGHGIAQYAEKALPT from the coding sequence ATGCCGCTCACCCAGATTTCCATTCGTAAGGGCTCAAAAACCGAGACTCAAAAACGCACGCTTTTCAATGAGATTTACTTATCCATGCGAGAGACGATCGATGTTCCGGAGGACGATCGGTTCATGACCTTGACTGAATATGCCACCGAGGACTTTGACTTCGGCCGACACTACATGAATATCGCCCGGTCCGACGACCTGATCTTGATCCGTTTGACCGTCAGCAACACGCGGAGCGCCGATCAGAAACAAGCACTCTTCAAGCGCATTGCGGACGGTCTGGTGCGTGAATTGGGCGTACGGCCGGAAGATGTCTTCATCAGTCTGGTCGAGACCAATCCGGAAAACTGGTCGTTCGGGCATGGCATAGCGCAATATGCGGAAAAAGCGCTTCCGACCTGA
- a CDS encoding LysR family transcriptional regulator, giving the protein MTDLDPDLLRAFIGVAETNSFTKAGLLTGASQSAVSIKIKKLEERLGNTLLARSPRSVQLTAFGARFLNDARELITLHDRVISRANGKDTPKQVLLGISDHAAGARLPEIIAKLSLELPECRWHVTVGLSGSLFSDYKSGLFNAVLVRFEDVEATGQTAFEEELVWTASNDFQWQAGSNLPLVALASSCALRQLATNALNTAGVGFEDAFVGTGVGAVQAAVSSGLGIACLDKRNVPGGCRDIGAEYQLPKLPKTRMTLYSREKAAIGSAILRAFRAA; this is encoded by the coding sequence ATGACTGATCTCGATCCGGACCTTCTTCGGGCCTTCATTGGCGTTGCAGAAACCAACAGTTTTACCAAGGCTGGCTTGTTAACCGGTGCGAGCCAGTCGGCTGTCAGCATCAAGATCAAGAAGCTGGAAGAGCGGCTCGGGAATACATTGCTTGCACGGTCTCCTCGATCTGTTCAGCTGACGGCATTCGGCGCAAGGTTTTTGAACGATGCGCGCGAATTGATTACGTTGCACGATCGGGTGATATCGCGGGCTAACGGCAAGGACACCCCCAAACAGGTTTTATTGGGCATCAGTGACCACGCAGCCGGAGCCCGACTTCCAGAAATCATCGCGAAGCTCAGTCTCGAACTGCCGGAGTGCCGCTGGCACGTAACGGTTGGGCTTTCTGGCAGTCTTTTTAGTGACTACAAGTCGGGTCTGTTCAATGCCGTCTTGGTCCGCTTTGAAGATGTTGAAGCCACGGGTCAGACAGCCTTTGAGGAAGAACTCGTCTGGACGGCCTCAAACGACTTTCAATGGCAAGCGGGCAGTAACTTGCCGCTGGTGGCGTTGGCCAGCAGTTGCGCATTGAGACAGCTTGCCACAAATGCTTTGAACACGGCAGGAGTGGGGTTTGAGGACGCCTTTGTCGGCACGGGTGTCGGCGCGGTTCAAGCGGCCGTCAGCTCTGGCCTCGGCATAGCCTGTCTCGACAAGCGCAACGTACCAGGTGGTTGCCGGGATATCGGTGCAGAGTACCAGCTTCCAAAGTTGCCCAAGACCAGAATGACCCTCTACAGCCGGGAAAAAGCAGCAATCGGTTCTGCGATCCTGAGGGCGTTTCGGGCCGCTTGA
- a CDS encoding LysR substrate-binding domain-containing protein, giving the protein MKNLNSIHLSGLRAVEAVGRLGSIKTASEELGVTMGAVSQQVQRTEAQLGVQLFERQNRLLLPTPHLLAMQPHLTSAMSSLSTAIATTQRGREDALTISVAPVFAGKWLVWHLKKFNRAFPDVRVRVEATVDLVDPDASDVDLCIRVGEGPYPGLNAEKLLNQRVFPVCSPALADQIKGPEDIGRLPIIRDPGQMFSWQTWLDLFGLNESILQDGPTFSDGSLCLDAAIAGQGVFLAWETLAVYAVKSGQLVSPFPQRPATGLGYWLISGKNAPRTRAKQAFGNWLKEELQTSIGRPKGADVVVD; this is encoded by the coding sequence ATGAAAAATCTGAACTCCATACACTTGTCAGGCCTACGAGCTGTCGAAGCAGTTGGGCGTCTGGGCTCAATCAAAACCGCTTCAGAGGAACTTGGCGTAACGATGGGTGCTGTCAGTCAACAGGTTCAAAGGACCGAAGCCCAGCTTGGCGTTCAGCTTTTTGAACGGCAAAACCGTTTGTTGCTGCCGACGCCTCATCTCCTGGCCATGCAGCCACATCTCACGTCCGCAATGTCCTCGCTATCGACCGCGATCGCTACGACGCAAAGAGGTCGTGAAGATGCCCTAACGATCTCTGTCGCGCCTGTCTTCGCCGGCAAGTGGCTGGTCTGGCACCTGAAAAAATTCAACCGCGCATTCCCGGATGTGCGTGTCCGCGTCGAGGCGACCGTCGATCTGGTTGATCCGGACGCCAGCGATGTCGACCTGTGCATTCGTGTTGGTGAAGGACCCTATCCAGGGCTGAACGCAGAAAAGCTGTTGAACCAGCGAGTTTTCCCTGTCTGCAGCCCAGCATTGGCAGATCAGATCAAAGGCCCTGAAGACATCGGCCGTTTGCCCATCATTCGCGACCCGGGCCAGATGTTTTCCTGGCAGACATGGCTAGACCTTTTTGGTCTTAACGAGAGCATCCTTCAGGACGGGCCAACCTTTTCGGATGGCTCGCTTTGCCTTGACGCTGCCATTGCCGGCCAGGGGGTCTTTCTCGCCTGGGAAACGTTAGCCGTCTACGCTGTGAAGTCCGGCCAGCTTGTTTCCCCTTTTCCGCAAAGACCGGCAACCGGATTGGGGTACTGGCTGATCAGCGGCAAAAACGCTCCAAGAACCAGGGCGAAACAGGCCTTCGGGAACTGGCTCAAGGAAGAGCTGCAAACGTCGATAGGCCGACCGAAAGGGGCGGATGTGGTGGTTGATTAG
- a CDS encoding M42 family metallopeptidase — MNIELLRNLCETPGVPGHEHRVRDLIQAEIKDLFDEVTVDPMGSLLCKRNSRKALKKGEPKKVMLLCHMDEIGFLVSHVTDKGFAHVQPVGGFDARNLFSRRVLVSTDEGDYKGVMNPGGKPIHISSPEERKKVPEPKEFVIDLGLGEKTKDVVKVGDMVTMDEPLIEIGDKIVSKALDNRIACWLGIEAIKGLGKVKHACEIHVAFTCQEEVGLRGARTASFAIKPDIGLGIDTTLSCDTPGVPEQDRTTVQGAGFGLHVKDSSFIADRDLVKEFEALAEKEKIPFQRTMLAAGGQDGAAAQQAAAGAKAVGIVVGTRYIHTVTEMIHKSDLQAALDVLVAYLKKA; from the coding sequence ATGAATATCGAACTGCTCCGCAACCTTTGTGAGACACCGGGTGTACCGGGTCACGAACACCGCGTTCGCGACTTGATCCAGGCCGAAATCAAGGATCTTTTCGACGAAGTGACAGTCGATCCCATGGGTTCGCTTTTGTGCAAGCGGAACAGCCGCAAGGCATTGAAAAAAGGCGAACCGAAGAAGGTCATGCTGCTCTGTCATATGGACGAGATCGGGTTTCTGGTCTCCCATGTCACGGACAAGGGCTTCGCGCATGTCCAGCCGGTCGGAGGTTTTGATGCTCGCAACCTGTTCTCCCGGCGCGTGCTCGTGTCCACAGATGAGGGGGACTATAAGGGTGTGATGAACCCGGGCGGCAAACCAATCCACATTTCTTCACCGGAAGAACGCAAAAAAGTCCCTGAACCCAAGGAATTCGTGATCGATCTGGGCCTTGGGGAAAAGACCAAGGATGTCGTCAAGGTCGGTGACATGGTCACCATGGATGAACCCTTGATCGAAATCGGTGACAAGATCGTCTCGAAAGCGCTCGACAACCGTATTGCCTGCTGGCTGGGTATTGAGGCGATCAAGGGGCTCGGCAAGGTCAAACACGCTTGTGAAATCCACGTAGCCTTCACCTGCCAGGAAGAAGTTGGTCTGCGCGGTGCCCGCACAGCATCCTTTGCCATAAAGCCCGACATTGGCCTCGGCATCGATACGACCCTTTCCTGCGATACACCTGGCGTTCCGGAGCAGGATCGAACCACGGTTCAGGGCGCAGGCTTTGGTCTTCACGTGAAGGATTCAAGTTTCATTGCCGACCGGGATCTGGTGAAGGAATTTGAAGCGCTTGCGGAAAAAGAAAAAATTCCGTTCCAGCGCACGATGCTGGCCGCCGGTGGCCAGGATGGCGCCGCCGCTCAGCAAGCCGCAGCCGGTGCCAAGGCAGTCGGTATCGTCGTCGGCACCCGCTACATCCACACTGTCACTGAAATGATCCACAAATCGGACCTTCAGGCCGCACTGGATGTTCTGGTCGCCTACCTGAAGAAGGCATGA
- a CDS encoding NIPSNAP family protein — protein MITCYIKYEIEPAKLNEFEEYARMWIPLVEKFGGTHHGYYLPHESPSDLAVCLFSFSSLADYEVYRAKSMEDADCQKAFRFAEETACIRRYDRHFLRPVT, from the coding sequence ATGATTACCTGTTACATCAAGTATGAAATCGAACCGGCGAAGCTGAACGAATTTGAAGAATATGCGCGGATGTGGATCCCGCTGGTGGAAAAGTTCGGCGGCACACATCATGGCTATTATCTGCCGCATGAAAGCCCGAGCGATCTTGCAGTCTGTCTTTTTTCCTTCTCCTCCCTTGCCGACTACGAGGTCTATCGTGCCAAGAGTATGGAGGATGCGGACTGCCAAAAGGCATTTCGGTTCGCAGAAGAAACAGCCTGCATTCGGCGCTACGACCGCCACTTTCTGCGCCCGGTCACTTGA
- a CDS encoding MerR family transcriptional regulator, protein MRISEASAKSGLSADTIRYYEKSGLVPAIERGPDGLRQFTGENIEWLTLLYWLRKTGMPMKEMQRFAALYRQGETTIGERKDVLLKHEKRLRQRRLDLDRCQEVLAHKIATYKKIEGGLS, encoded by the coding sequence ATGAGGATATCGGAAGCATCGGCGAAGTCAGGCTTGAGCGCGGACACTATCAGATACTACGAGAAATCCGGGCTCGTTCCTGCAATTGAACGCGGCCCCGACGGCTTGCGCCAGTTTACGGGCGAGAACATCGAGTGGCTCACACTGCTGTACTGGCTTCGAAAAACCGGAATGCCGATGAAGGAGATGCAGCGTTTTGCGGCGCTCTACCGCCAGGGCGAGACCACCATCGGTGAGCGCAAAGATGTCTTGTTGAAACATGAGAAGCGCCTGCGCCAGCGGAGGCTCGATCTGGATCGATGCCAAGAAGTGCTGGCCCACAAGATTGCGACCTACAAAAAGATTGAAGGAGGCCTTTCATGA